Proteins encoded by one window of Verrucomicrobiota bacterium:
- the uvrC gene encoding excinuclease ABC subunit UvrC — MCNAMTEKPTGKAKGAPLLDAAILDDIPRSPGIYIMKDASGRVIYVGKAQELRARVRQYLTPERDTRASVPFLMRRVAAIDTIVTTTEKEALLLEETLIKEHQPRYNVFWRDDKTYLSLRIDMRKPYPKLEIVRVRRKPSDGARGGREKVLYFGPYSSAKKVRQTVKMLHEIFPLRQCSDVQFREAQRTGRPCLNCQMRKCYGPCTGAISPADYALILCNVIQFLRGQGDELVADLKQRMEVAAGGENFEEAARLRDQLAAVGATLERQRVISTTWGSRDVFGLYREADELQIGVLHVRDGRLLETTTRAFSKVTEADEAFLGAFLLTFYGAAGLVPPEVVVPIEPDDAASVAEVLAERRGGKVELVAPKRGEKHNLVELAAKNARNAFEAARDRTQLRRGLLDETQRALRLRRLPERIDCFDMSNIAGAHRVGVMVVFRDGEPAKAEYRKFRIRSVELGDDYAMMREVLARRYTRAQAEGGLPDLIVIDGGKGQLNVAGAVLHELGLDELDVVSLAKDKAEWQDGALKLEKVYLPNVKDPVGLKRHSPVRFLLERIRDEAHRFAITYHKQVRRKAQFASVLDAVPGVGPARKQALLRHFGSVARVREATVDELAAAPKMTDAAAQAVYAALHEEA; from the coding sequence GTGTGTAACGCGATGACCGAGAAACCGACAGGCAAGGCGAAAGGCGCGCCCCTGCTCGACGCGGCGATCCTCGACGACATTCCGCGCTCGCCGGGCATCTACATCATGAAAGACGCCTCGGGGCGGGTGATCTATGTCGGCAAGGCGCAGGAACTGCGCGCGCGTGTACGCCAGTACCTGACGCCCGAGCGGGACACACGTGCAAGCGTGCCGTTCCTCATGCGGCGCGTGGCGGCGATCGACACGATCGTCACCACGACGGAGAAGGAGGCGTTGCTCCTCGAGGAGACCCTGATCAAGGAGCACCAGCCGCGCTACAACGTGTTCTGGCGCGACGACAAGACCTACCTGAGCCTCCGCATCGACATGCGCAAGCCGTATCCGAAGCTCGAGATCGTGCGCGTTCGCCGGAAGCCGAGCGACGGTGCGCGCGGCGGCCGCGAGAAGGTGCTCTACTTCGGCCCATACTCGTCGGCAAAGAAGGTGCGGCAGACGGTCAAGATGCTCCACGAGATCTTCCCGCTGCGGCAGTGCTCGGACGTGCAGTTCCGCGAGGCGCAGCGCACGGGCCGGCCGTGCCTCAACTGCCAGATGCGCAAGTGCTACGGCCCGTGCACGGGCGCGATCAGCCCGGCCGACTACGCGCTCATTCTGTGCAACGTGATCCAGTTCCTGCGCGGGCAAGGCGACGAGCTGGTTGCCGACCTCAAGCAGCGCATGGAGGTCGCCGCGGGCGGCGAGAACTTCGAGGAAGCGGCCCGGCTGCGCGATCAGCTCGCGGCCGTGGGCGCGACGCTCGAGCGCCAGCGTGTCATCTCGACGACGTGGGGCTCGCGCGACGTCTTTGGCCTGTACCGCGAGGCCGACGAGCTACAGATCGGCGTGCTCCACGTACGCGACGGCCGCCTGCTCGAGACCACAACGCGCGCCTTCTCGAAAGTGACCGAGGCCGACGAAGCGTTCCTCGGCGCCTTTCTGCTCACGTTCTACGGCGCCGCGGGCCTCGTGCCGCCCGAGGTCGTCGTGCCGATCGAGCCCGACGACGCAGCGAGTGTGGCCGAGGTGCTTGCCGAACGGCGCGGCGGCAAGGTCGAGCTCGTCGCGCCCAAGCGCGGCGAGAAGCACAACCTCGTCGAGCTCGCGGCGAAGAACGCCCGGAATGCCTTCGAGGCCGCACGCGACCGCACGCAACTGCGGCGCGGCCTGCTCGACGAGACGCAGCGCGCGCTACGGCTGCGGCGCCTGCCCGAGCGCATTGACTGTTTCGACATGTCGAACATCGCCGGTGCGCACCGCGTCGGCGTGATGGTTGTGTTCCGCGACGGCGAGCCGGCGAAGGCCGAGTACCGCAAGTTCCGTATCCGGAGCGTCGAGCTGGGCGACGACTACGCCATGATGCGTGAGGTGCTCGCCCGGCGCTACACGCGCGCCCAGGCCGAAGGCGGCCTGCCCGACCTCATCGTCATTGACGGCGGCAAGGGCCAGCTCAACGTGGCGGGCGCCGTGCTGCACGAGCTGGGGCTCGACGAGCTCGACGTCGTGAGTCTCGCCAAGGACAAAGCGGAGTGGCAGGACGGGGCCCTCAAGCTCGAGAAGGTCTACCTGCCGAATGTCAAGGATCCCGTGGGGCTCAAGCGTCACTCGCCCGTGCGGTTCCTGCTCGAACGGATCCGGGACGAAGCGCACCGGTTCGCCATCACGTACCACAAGCAGGTGCGGCGCAAGGCACAGTTCGCGTCTGTGCTCGACGCGGTGCCCGGTGTCGGCCCGGCGCGTAAGCAGGCGCTGCTGCGGCACTTCGGCAGCGTCGCGCGCGTCCGCGAGGCGACGGTTGACGAACTCGCCGCGGCGCCGAAGATGACCGATGCCGCCGCACAAGCCGTTTACGCCGCCCTGCACGAAGAAGCGTGA
- a CDS encoding CPBP family intramembrane metalloprotease: MKRSWPTYIAVFIGMIVLFGVANAIQAKVLNGEAAVEEAEETLPWIGAVSVVLVFGGAHFVAMFAATPGWRRRSLYVTRLPWGALAGFIMIVVLFLLPEFAAVLGAGDDATTERDNITIVMPEEPPRPVGQSNAPAEVPAGDAIADEETGPEGHAVMEFVGEPRDAVVLTTLPQELIRLAASTGVLVIFLFVARSIGENYWRGLGFGRERFWRHIGTGAAAYVAFTWAIMPVAQTAVALLLRLFDAPIKGHEAVEEFRETALLSTRLALVLGITVRAPLFEEIVFRGMLFQTIKRYAGAWPGIVASAAIFAALHGGWFVVINIFFLGLLFGYLFDKTGSIVPGIVLHFLFNSTTTVYLLLTS; this comes from the coding sequence ATGAAACGCTCGTGGCCGACATATATCGCCGTCTTCATCGGGATGATTGTGCTCTTTGGCGTGGCGAATGCCATCCAGGCGAAGGTGCTCAACGGCGAGGCGGCGGTCGAGGAGGCGGAGGAGACCCTGCCCTGGATCGGGGCGGTCTCGGTCGTCCTTGTGTTCGGCGGCGCGCACTTCGTGGCGATGTTCGCCGCGACGCCCGGGTGGCGCCGGCGCTCGCTCTACGTCACGCGGCTGCCGTGGGGCGCTCTTGCAGGATTCATCATGATCGTCGTCTTGTTTCTCCTTCCGGAGTTTGCCGCAGTCTTGGGAGCAGGCGATGACGCAACGACGGAGAGGGACAACATCACCATCGTCATGCCCGAGGAACCGCCGCGCCCCGTCGGCCAATCGAACGCGCCCGCCGAGGTCCCTGCGGGGGACGCCATCGCTGACGAGGAGACCGGTCCCGAGGGCCACGCTGTGATGGAATTCGTCGGCGAACCCAGAGACGCCGTGGTGCTCACGACGTTGCCGCAAGAGCTCATCCGGCTGGCCGCATCGACAGGCGTGCTGGTTATCTTCCTCTTCGTCGCGCGGTCGATCGGCGAGAACTACTGGCGCGGGCTGGGGTTCGGCCGCGAGCGATTCTGGCGCCACATCGGCACGGGCGCGGCGGCCTACGTCGCGTTCACGTGGGCCATCATGCCGGTGGCGCAGACGGCCGTAGCGCTGCTGTTGAGGCTCTTCGATGCGCCGATCAAGGGGCACGAAGCCGTCGAGGAGTTCCGCGAGACGGCGCTGCTGAGCACGCGGCTTGCGCTTGTGCTTGGCATCACCGTGCGCGCGCCGTTGTTCGAGGAGATCGTGTTCCGCGGCATGCTGTTCCAGACGATCAAGCGCTACGCCGGGGCTTGGCCGGGCATCGTCGCGTCGGCGGCGATCTTCGCCGCGCTGCACGGCGGGTGGTTCGTCGTCATCAATATCTTTTTCCTTGGGCTGCTCTTCGGGTATCTTTTCGATAAGACGGGCAGCATCGTGCCCGGCATCGTGCTGCATTTTCTGTTCAACTCGACGACCACGGTATACTTGCTCCTGACCAGCTAG
- a CDS encoding thiamine-monophosphate kinase → MTARRVSDLGEFGLIARLREQVTTSARVVEGIGDDAAVLEGPGEGRLLLFACDTIAEGVHFMPDAAPEQIGHKALACNLSDIAAMGGMPRAITVSLGCGAETPVATIDGIWTGMRALAAAFDVDLAGGDTHRSPAGLILSVAIVGEVERELCVRRGGAKAGHFIVVTGGLGGSMLGKHMTFTPRVREGRWLAERRLVSAMIDVSDGLASDLHHVCKASNVGAELFADRVPIAEAARQLAQTGARASTPLGRALYDGEDFELLATVPPELLDEAASGYHATFGEPLYVLGRTTAGPHVTLIHPDGRTQELTASGFDHFG, encoded by the coding sequence ATGACGGCAAGACGCGTGAGCGATCTGGGCGAATTCGGGCTGATCGCGCGGCTCCGCGAGCAGGTCACGACCTCGGCGCGCGTCGTCGAGGGCATCGGCGACGATGCGGCCGTGCTCGAAGGGCCGGGCGAGGGCCGTCTGCTGCTCTTTGCATGTGACACGATCGCCGAGGGCGTGCACTTCATGCCGGACGCGGCGCCCGAGCAGATCGGGCACAAGGCGCTTGCCTGCAATTTGAGCGATATCGCCGCCATGGGCGGTATGCCACGAGCGATCACGGTTTCGCTTGGCTGCGGCGCCGAGACGCCGGTGGCGACCATCGACGGGATCTGGACCGGCATGCGCGCACTCGCGGCGGCGTTCGACGTTGACCTCGCCGGTGGCGACACGCACCGCTCGCCGGCGGGGCTGATCCTGTCGGTGGCCATCGTGGGCGAGGTCGAGCGCGAGCTGTGCGTGCGACGCGGCGGGGCGAAGGCGGGGCATTTCATCGTCGTCACCGGCGGACTGGGCGGCTCGATGCTCGGCAAGCACATGACGTTCACGCCGCGCGTGCGGGAGGGGCGTTGGCTGGCCGAGCGCAGGCTCGTGAGCGCCATGATCGACGTGAGCGACGGGCTGGCAAGCGACCTGCACCACGTCTGCAAAGCGAGCAACGTCGGCGCCGAGCTGTTCGCCGACCGGGTGCCGATCGCCGAGGCGGCGAGACAGCTCGCGCAGACGGGCGCGCGGGCAAGCACGCCGCTGGGCCGCGCGCTCTACGACGGTGAGGACTTCGAGCTGCTCGCTACGGTGCCGCCCGAGCTGCTCGACGAGGCGGCGAGCGGCTATCATGCGACCTTCGGCGAGCCGCTCTACGTGCTCGGCCGCACGACGGCTGGGCCGCACGTGACGTTGATCCACCCCGATGGGCGCACGCAGGAGTTGACGGCCAGTGGCTTTGACCACTTTGGATAA
- a CDS encoding mucoidy inhibitor MuiA family protein, with protein sequence MKTTVMCVLWCVLMLAAGPVAGTAPADSGTGRQVESGITQVTVYADRALVRRVASLTVQPGEYDFVFTGLPRWLDDDSLRAAGMGTAQARLLGLEAKVAYTKETPEARVQKLRDEVQALEDQIQVMTDEIAVLAEQKDFITQMKLQAQTVAAQQFQFKEVDTDEWGRIMAHVGETLTGLMKDARDKNIALRELKKELAIKQAELGQIKRERVIETKDVTVSVEVLGAGTLELALDYVVRGATWQPLYDARADVDKGEVELTYYGTVSQRTGEDWTGIKLVLSTAQPAVGAQVPKLEPWYLGGRAVPSRPGAGGFDADEAVAPEGYRGVYMEPSGEGEAPMEPATAAVIERGTSVVYEIPKLETIPSDGEPHRTTIGILKLTGEMRYAVVPKLRATAYLQTEVTNTGALHLLGGPVHVFLGPDFIGRARIESVVPGESFELSLGPDARIKVKREILKDMTKVSKVRNRASVRNTIRITIENFTGKAATIVVTDQVPVSRDADIKVKLIQATDRIAADEATGELTWEFELAQGATKELTFEFEFSYPKEAVPAVVESFASEGMELPADAMEF encoded by the coding sequence ATGAAGACGACGGTGATGTGTGTGCTGTGGTGTGTGTTGATGCTGGCGGCAGGGCCGGTGGCTGGCACGGCGCCGGCGGACTCGGGCACGGGGCGGCAGGTCGAGTCGGGAATCACGCAGGTGACCGTCTATGCCGACCGGGCGCTCGTGCGGCGGGTGGCGTCGCTGACGGTCCAGCCCGGCGAATACGACTTCGTTTTCACGGGGCTGCCGCGCTGGCTCGACGATGATTCGCTGCGCGCCGCCGGCATGGGCACGGCGCAGGCGCGGCTGCTCGGGCTCGAAGCGAAGGTGGCCTACACAAAGGAGACGCCCGAGGCGCGGGTGCAGAAGCTGCGCGACGAGGTCCAGGCGCTCGAGGACCAGATCCAGGTCATGACCGACGAGATTGCCGTGCTCGCCGAGCAGAAGGACTTCATCACGCAGATGAAGCTCCAGGCACAGACAGTGGCGGCGCAGCAGTTCCAGTTCAAAGAGGTCGACACCGACGAGTGGGGCCGCATCATGGCCCACGTCGGCGAGACACTCACCGGGCTGATGAAGGACGCGCGCGACAAGAACATCGCGCTGCGTGAGCTCAAGAAGGAACTCGCAATCAAGCAGGCCGAGCTGGGCCAGATCAAGCGCGAGCGCGTCATCGAGACGAAGGACGTGACGGTTTCCGTCGAGGTCCTCGGCGCGGGCACGCTCGAGCTGGCGCTCGATTACGTTGTACGCGGTGCGACGTGGCAGCCGCTCTACGATGCGCGCGCCGATGTCGACAAGGGCGAGGTCGAGCTGACCTACTACGGCACGGTGTCGCAGCGCACGGGCGAGGACTGGACCGGCATAAAGCTCGTGCTCTCGACGGCGCAGCCCGCCGTCGGCGCGCAGGTGCCCAAGCTCGAGCCGTGGTACCTCGGTGGGCGCGCTGTGCCGTCCCGACCGGGCGCGGGCGGGTTCGACGCCGATGAGGCCGTGGCGCCCGAAGGCTACAGGGGGGTCTACATGGAGCCCTCCGGCGAAGGCGAGGCGCCGATGGAGCCTGCGACGGCGGCGGTTATCGAACGCGGCACATCGGTCGTCTACGAGATCCCGAAGCTCGAGACGATCCCGTCGGACGGCGAGCCGCACCGCACGACGATCGGCATCCTCAAGCTCACGGGCGAGATGCGCTATGCGGTCGTGCCGAAGCTGCGCGCGACGGCCTACCTCCAGACCGAAGTGACGAACACGGGCGCGCTGCATCTGCTCGGCGGGCCGGTGCACGTGTTCCTCGGGCCGGACTTCATCGGGCGCGCGCGGATCGAGAGCGTCGTGCCCGGCGAGAGCTTCGAGCTGTCGCTCGGGCCCGACGCGCGGATCAAGGTCAAGCGCGAGATTCTCAAGGACATGACGAAGGTCTCCAAGGTGCGCAACCGCGCCAGCGTGCGCAATACAATCAGAATCACGATCGAAAACTTCACCGGCAAGGCGGCGACGATCGTCGTCACGGACCAAGTGCCGGTCTCGCGCGACGCCGACATCAAGGTGAAGCTGATCCAGGCGACCGACCGGATTGCCGCCGACGAGGCGACGGGCGAGCTCACGTGGGAGTTCGAGCTGGCCCAGGGAGCGACCAAGGAGCTCACGTTCGAGTTCGAGTTCAGCTACCCGAAGGAGGCCGTGCCCGCCGTCGTCGAGTCATTCGCGTCCGAAGGGATGGAGTTGCCCGCGGACGCGATGGAGTTCTAA
- the mtnA gene encoding S-methyl-5-thioribose-1-phosphate isomerase, with protein MAVRTLEWRDGALWLIDQTRLPTEHVEVACRSVDAVWDAIKRLVVRGAPAIGVAAAYGVALGAQMSKAATAEALLSDVERVCDYLATSRPTAVNLFWALDRMRAAARASRGLDVAAIRQRLLDEAHAICEEDRAIGRRIGEHGRALIADGQTVLTHCNAGGLATAEFGTALAVIFAAHEAGTRVAVYADETRPLLQGARLTTWELQQAGIDVTLICDSMAARVMGEGRIDLVITGADRIAANGDAANKIGTYGVALLAKAHGIPFYIAAPKSTFDMTLAGGEAIPIEQRDPLEVTHGFGRQTAPTGVKVYNPAFDVTPHDLIAAFITEDGIVRPPYDETLRALFAADKKVGRP; from the coding sequence ATGGCGGTTCGAACGCTCGAATGGCGCGACGGCGCGCTGTGGCTCATCGACCAGACGAGACTGCCGACCGAGCACGTCGAGGTCGCGTGCCGCAGCGTCGACGCGGTGTGGGACGCGATCAAGCGGCTCGTCGTGCGCGGCGCGCCCGCGATCGGCGTGGCAGCCGCCTACGGCGTGGCGCTCGGCGCGCAGATGTCCAAGGCGGCAACGGCCGAAGCGCTGCTCTCCGACGTCGAGCGTGTGTGCGATTACCTCGCCACGTCGCGGCCGACGGCCGTGAATCTTTTCTGGGCGCTCGACCGGATGCGCGCCGCCGCGCGCGCGAGCCGGGGCCTCGATGTGGCGGCGATCAGGCAACGGCTGCTCGACGAGGCGCACGCGATCTGCGAGGAGGACCGTGCGATCGGCCGGCGTATCGGGGAGCACGGCCGGGCGCTTATCGCCGATGGACAGACGGTGCTCACGCACTGCAACGCCGGGGGGCTGGCGACGGCCGAGTTCGGGACGGCACTCGCCGTGATCTTCGCCGCGCACGAGGCGGGCACGCGTGTGGCCGTCTACGCCGACGAGACGCGCCCGCTGCTCCAGGGCGCGCGTCTCACGACGTGGGAGCTCCAGCAGGCGGGCATCGACGTGACGCTCATCTGCGACAGCATGGCCGCCCGCGTCATGGGCGAGGGCCGGATCGACCTCGTGATCACGGGCGCCGACCGGATTGCCGCCAACGGCGACGCGGCGAACAAGATCGGCACCTACGGCGTGGCGCTGCTTGCCAAGGCGCACGGCATTCCGTTCTACATCGCCGCGCCGAAGTCGACGTTCGACATGACGCTGGCCGGCGGCGAGGCGATTCCCATCGAGCAGCGCGACCCGTTGGAGGTCACCCACGGCTTCGGCCGGCAGACGGCGCCGACCGGGGTGAAGGTCTACAATCCGGCGTTCGACGTGACGCCCCATGACCTGATCGCCGCCTTCATCACCGAGGACGGCATCGTGCGGCCGCCGTATGATGAGACCCTGCGCGCGCTGTTTGCGGCAGACAAGAAGGTCGGACGACCATGA
- a CDS encoding sigma-54-dependent Fis family transcriptional regulator: protein MARDTSRDRILLVDEQPEVQRAVIEMLEDRDQQVVVADTAKRALTLVGDAAQPFSLVLLDLDLGGGVDDGFTLLGEIKRLQPDLPVVILTGNTSIENAKRAFKGGANDFLEKDTYLADNLEVSFEKIAPFRRVVAENKALRRRTEALERTATFLRRKLEHRYRIVGRSAVIRTLLDTIEKVAPIPRPVLVVGERGSGKELVAAAIHHASPRRDEPFITINCAAVPKDLLGSELFGHEKGAFTGADKRKLGLFELADRGTLFFDEIGNMPMEFQKSVLRVIEYQTFTRVQGTETIEVDVRIIAATNADLTALGAAGEFREDLYDRLAFETIRVPPLRERPEDIPSLAEHFIATLIEEAPSLRSKTLTPAAIEALRAYSWPGNVREMRYTIERALYKTEGDTIGPADLDLPHVSSTPGVLDENAPFDERVAHFERGLVESALAAAAGNQAKAAETLGITYDKFRYLYRKYSGK from the coding sequence ATGGCGAGAGACACGTCACGCGACAGAATCCTGCTCGTCGACGAGCAGCCCGAGGTCCAGCGCGCCGTCATCGAGATGCTCGAGGACCGCGACCAACAGGTCGTCGTCGCCGACACGGCGAAGCGGGCCCTCACGCTCGTCGGCGACGCCGCCCAGCCGTTCAGCCTCGTGCTGCTCGACCTCGATTTGGGCGGCGGTGTCGACGACGGTTTCACGCTCCTCGGCGAGATCAAGCGGCTCCAGCCCGACCTGCCGGTCGTGATCCTCACCGGCAACACGAGCATCGAGAACGCCAAGCGCGCCTTCAAGGGCGGCGCCAACGACTTCCTCGAAAAGGACACCTACCTCGCCGACAACCTCGAGGTGAGCTTCGAGAAGATCGCGCCGTTCCGACGCGTCGTGGCCGAGAACAAGGCGCTGCGCCGCCGCACCGAGGCGCTCGAGCGCACGGCGACCTTCCTCCGCCGCAAGCTCGAGCACAGGTACCGCATCGTCGGCCGCAGCGCGGTGATCCGCACGCTGCTCGACACGATCGAGAAGGTCGCCCCGATTCCGCGCCCGGTGCTCGTGGTCGGCGAGCGCGGCTCGGGCAAGGAGCTCGTCGCCGCCGCCATCCACCACGCCAGCCCCCGGCGTGACGAGCCGTTCATCACCATCAACTGCGCCGCCGTGCCCAAGGACCTGCTCGGCAGCGAGCTGTTCGGCCACGAGAAGGGGGCCTTCACCGGCGCCGACAAGCGTAAGCTTGGGCTCTTCGAGCTCGCCGACCGCGGCACGTTGTTCTTCGACGAGATCGGCAACATGCCGATGGAGTTTCAGAAGAGCGTGCTGCGCGTCATCGAGTACCAGACCTTCACGCGCGTTCAAGGCACCGAGACGATCGAGGTCGACGTGCGCATTATCGCCGCCACCAATGCCGACCTGACCGCCCTCGGCGCCGCGGGCGAGTTCCGCGAGGACCTCTACGACCGGCTCGCCTTCGAGACGATCCGCGTCCCGCCGCTGCGCGAGCGGCCCGAGGATATCCCGAGCCTCGCCGAGCACTTCATCGCCACGCTCATCGAGGAGGCCCCGTCGCTGCGCTCCAAGACGCTCACCCCGGCCGCCATCGAGGCGCTCCGGGCCTACTCGTGGCCGGGCAACGTGCGCGAGATGCGCTACACGATCGAACGCGCCCTCTACAAAACCGAGGGCGACACGATCGGGCCCGCCGACCTCGACCTGCCGCACGTGAGCAGCACGCCGGGCGTCCTCGACGAGAACGCCCCATTCGATGAGCGCGTGGCGCACTTCGAGCGCGGCCTCGTCGAGAGCGCGCTCGCCGCCGCCGCTGGCAACCAGGCGAAGGCCGCCGAGACACTGGGCATTACCTACGACAAGTTCCGGTACCTGTACCGGAAGTACTCCGGGAAGTAG
- the tsaE gene encoding tRNA (adenosine(37)-N6)-threonylcarbamoyltransferase complex ATPase subunit type 1 TsaE has protein sequence MALTTLDKPIRVVSESAEATLELGRAVGALLGSGEVVGLFGELGAGKTTFIKGCALGLGVPDARVVTSPTFTLMNIYHGRCPVYHFDLYRIHSPGELAELGHADFFGGEGVSLVEWAERAGPLLPARALRVVCTTLGPDRRRIEVTRGGEEQA, from the coding sequence GTGGCTTTGACCACTTTGGATAAGCCGATCCGCGTCGTGAGCGAAAGCGCCGAGGCGACTCTGGAGCTGGGCCGCGCCGTGGGTGCGCTGCTCGGCTCGGGCGAGGTTGTCGGGCTGTTCGGCGAGCTTGGCGCCGGCAAGACGACGTTCATCAAGGGCTGTGCGCTCGGGCTCGGCGTGCCGGATGCGCGCGTGGTTACCAGCCCGACGTTCACGCTGATGAATATCTACCACGGGCGCTGCCCCGTGTATCATTTCGATCTGTACCGGATCCACTCGCCCGGCGAGCTCGCCGAGCTTGGGCACGCCGACTTCTTCGGCGGCGAGGGCGTCTCGCTCGTCGAGTGGGCCGAACGGGCCGGGCCGCTGCTGCCGGCGCGCGCGCTGCGCGTCGTGTGCACTACGCTCGGCCCGGACCGGCGCCGGATCGAGGTCACCCGCGGCGGAGAGGAGCAAGCATGA